A window of the Anticarsia gemmatalis isolate Benzon Research Colony breed Stoneville strain chromosome W, ilAntGemm2 primary, whole genome shotgun sequence genome harbors these coding sequences:
- the LOC142985777 gene encoding uncharacterized protein LOC142985777, whose protein sequence is MAMSTQLIANELLAFIQNAIDTMDEVSVMQICKSNFKEEDISSGKRLLYQSLGKLDQMPSRRRDRTEKSVQDIIALLKVMDPDDVPTFVAKELHKLPPVTFDHVDVTRLLKDITFLKSSLAEMQSMLEVSNNTIGELREEVAQLRGAVSSCKSPDTSNVNTRRGAQNASVGNLEAASPKSSLAAETACVAPRPAAGLVPPTTSVVTRAATSTPTRACAVVAANQPAGQPPQWRQKGDKKITMRSDVNPHQGKKNEATCEKDGFIKVEKKKRKPARRNQCGTAPTGPNHLLRPAVPATLLYVSRLHYSTKAENIVEYVQLKSNFKLRVDQLQSCHNVNFNSFVVRVPTEHLSTFMKEEFWPRGVVFRRYRGRLPDTTRQATPGSRVT, encoded by the coding sequence ATGGCTATGAGTACTCAACTTATAGCTAATGAGCTGTTGGCATTTATTCAAAATGCCATTGACACTATGGACGAGGTCAGCGTGATGCAGATCTGCAAGTCCAATTTCAAAGAAGAGGACATCAGCAGCGGTAAGAGATTGTTATACCAGTCCCTTGGCAAGCTGGACCAGATGCCGTCCCGCAGAAGAGATAGGACGGAGAAGAGCGTGCAAGACATCATCGCTTTGCTGAAGGTAATGGATCCGGACGACGTGCCGACCTTTGTGGCGAAGGAGCTGCATAAACTCCCACCTGTCACATTCGACCACGTCGACGTTACCAGGCTGTTAAAAGACATCACGTTCTTAAAGTCGAGTCTGGCTGAGATGCAGTCGATGCTGGAGGTGTCCAATAACACCATCGGTGAATTGCGTGAGGAGGTGGCGCAGTTACGTGGCGCTGTTTCGTCATGTAAGTCACCCGACACCTCCAACGTCAACACACGTCGCGGGGCGCAAAACGCATCCGTCGGCAATTTGGAAGCGGCGAGTCCTAAGTCGTCGCTAGCTGCCGAAACTGCTTGCGTCGCACCGCGCCCCGCCGCCGGCCTCGTCCCCCCAACAACATCGGTAGTGACACGTGCCGCTACGTCAACACCGACACGTGCCTGCGCGGTAGTTGCCGCCAACCAACCAGCTGGACAACCACCACAGTGGCGACAGAAAGGGGATAAGAAGATCACTATGAGATCAGACGTCAATCCGCATCAGGGTAAAAAGAACGAGGCTACGTGCGAAAAGGATGGCTTCATCAAGGTGGAGAAGAAAAAGAGGAAGCCAGCTCGTCGCAATCAGTGCGGTACTGCACCGACCGGACCGAACCATCTGCTGCGTCCAGCCGTGCCTGCGACGCTGTTGTACGTGTCCCGCCTGCACTACTCAACAAAGGCCGAAAACATTGTAGAGTACGTCCAACTGAAAAGCAATTTCAAACTGAGGGTCGACCAGTTGCAGTCTTGTCACAATGTGAATTTCAACTCATTTGTGGTGAGAGTGCCGACTGAGCATCTGTCGACCTTCATGAAGGAGGAATTTTGGCCGAGAGGTGTTGTGTTCCGGCGGTACAGAGGACGGCTACCCGACACCACGCGTCAGGCGACACCTGGATCACGTGTCACTTAG